In one window of Armatimonadota bacterium DNA:
- a CDS encoding DUF362 domain-containing protein translates to MSQERAGRTSSGRASEHSGGGADLLKEIRRREFLKRVVATGAGAYGLGWFTRRGTAQQAGRAKGRSRVVIVRSSALGPFDGRPQPDQSLLSDMLARGMKALTGESSATKAWAKVIKADDRVSIKVNGSGGPRCSSRPELANAIAAGAQAAGVAAESIIMWDRRDRELDSVGFVINRDAAGVKCYGTEGDYADETEHRSFRGRISRILADRTTALINLPILKDHNISGVSGALKNHYGTCNNPQAHHGNCCDPYLADLNGLPLIRERTRLVVCDAIQAVCEGGPGFASPDYLWDYKGIMLSFDPVAVDFIGWGLIEQRRKEIGLPSLADAGREPKWIATAEAIGVGAARKDQIELIEIEV, encoded by the coding sequence ATGTCCCAAGAACGCGCAGGACGTACATCGTCCGGCCGTGCGTCGGAGCACAGCGGTGGAGGTGCTGATTTGCTAAAGGAAATCCGTCGTCGCGAGTTTCTCAAGCGGGTAGTCGCGACCGGCGCCGGGGCGTACGGCCTGGGCTGGTTCACGCGCCGCGGGACTGCGCAGCAAGCTGGTCGAGCCAAGGGCCGTTCGCGGGTGGTGATCGTCCGGTCATCGGCGCTCGGGCCGTTCGACGGCCGGCCGCAGCCCGACCAGAGCCTGCTCTCCGATATGCTTGCCCGGGGGATGAAGGCGTTGACCGGCGAGTCTTCGGCAACGAAAGCCTGGGCCAAGGTGATCAAAGCGGATGATCGGGTCAGCATCAAGGTCAATGGTTCGGGCGGGCCGCGATGCTCCTCGCGGCCCGAACTGGCGAATGCCATTGCCGCTGGCGCGCAAGCGGCGGGCGTGGCTGCCGAAAGCATCATCATGTGGGATCGACGTGACCGCGAGCTGGACAGCGTCGGCTTCGTGATCAACCGCGATGCCGCGGGGGTCAAATGCTACGGCACCGAAGGCGATTATGCCGACGAGACGGAGCATCGTTCCTTCCGCGGCCGCATCTCGCGGATTCTGGCCGATCGTACCACCGCGCTGATCAACCTGCCGATCCTGAAGGACCACAACATCTCGGGTGTCAGTGGCGCGCTCAAGAACCACTATGGAACCTGCAACAACCCGCAGGCGCATCACGGCAACTGCTGCGACCCGTACTTGGCGGACCTCAATGGCCTGCCGCTCATCCGCGAGCGGACCCGGCTGGTGGTGTGCGATGCGATTCAGGCGGTCTGCGAGGGTGGGCCGGGATTCGCATCACCCGATTATCTGTGGGACTACAAAGGTATCATGCTGAGCTTCGATCCGGTGGCGGTGGACTTCATCGGCTGGGGACTGATCGAACAACGGCGCAAGGAGATCGGGCTGCCGTCGCTGGCCGACGCGGGCCGCGAACCGAAGTGGATCGCCACCGCGGAAGCCATTGGGGTGGGTGCTGCCCGCAAGGATCAGATCGAGCTCATCGAGATCGAGGTTTGA
- a CDS encoding 2'-5' RNA ligase family protein yields MVTTYAADISHWEAWQPKWRFGVILIYPPDPPLLQVNALRAKYDPRSQSTCDGHISLTVPLPRVLTESHWDELWSIASGIAPFTIDYGPLMNYLPHPGVCLAIEPQAELDSLRAALETASAFAGAPPRRYPFSAHMTIAEFISADETKALMVELKDVAPQGSFSCTCVSYAVPDGNFRFAERRRLELSC; encoded by the coding sequence ATGGTGACAACCTACGCAGCAGATATCAGCCACTGGGAGGCTTGGCAACCGAAATGGAGGTTCGGGGTTATCCTGATCTACCCGCCAGACCCACCGCTGCTGCAGGTGAATGCCCTTCGAGCGAAGTACGACCCGCGTTCCCAGTCAACTTGCGACGGGCATATTAGCCTGACGGTCCCGCTCCCGAGGGTGCTGACTGAATCTCACTGGGACGAACTGTGGTCTATCGCTTCCGGCATTGCGCCCTTCACCATCGACTACGGTCCTCTCATGAACTACCTGCCCCACCCGGGCGTCTGCTTAGCGATCGAACCGCAGGCAGAACTGGACAGCCTACGTGCTGCCCTCGAAACCGCCTCAGCCTTCGCGGGAGCGCCACCCCGGCGCTACCCGTTCTCGGCACACATGACCATCGCTGAGTTCATCTCCGCGGATGAAACGAAGGCACTGATGGTAGAACTCAAGGACGTAGCGCCTCAAGGATCTTTCTCGTGCACTTGTGTGTCCTACGCAGTGCCAGACGGCAATTTCCGGTTCGCCGAGCGTAGGCGGCTGGAGTTGTCCTGCTAA
- a CDS encoding sulfatase has protein sequence MIRHLRLLSPTVLHSASIGGIAGIVFAAREIAAHDYLRHHLWRTALWIASRDAAFGALLGGVTGALMVLSLAAWQARLPSTAPDSGTSSASPEPAVTPRLLRRFAAFFAACSAAALLLMPAEAPQAFGLSHWYLVAASLALAWIVVRSSAVEASLSADRDGPSLQFALLWSVAVTLAYVLGLAHLWARAWPGWITACAACVGLLAALAVYAALRRPVRWLAERLGGVVPARLPAGLHVAAVLTMICLAVLWACGLFVGRRTRAWAAASGTNIIVIAVDTLRWDATSLLSPDEHERDCTPNTRRLLTPRSTVFTHAYSQAPWTLPSFGSIFTGLYPEQHGGEHVWSRLGPEQATLAEILRDRGYQTMAVVSGHYVTSEVGMLQGFGLRDETMALGGAAVTSEGVTDGALAFIEAADPDRPFFLFAHYFDPHYPYIGHREVDLGRARADGPAPAERGPRPFPPGGGEPGRGGFAFSADRATYDEEVAYVDLHIGRLLTF, from the coding sequence ATGATCCGACACCTGCGGCTCCTGTCGCCGACCGTCCTTCACTCGGCTTCCATCGGAGGCATCGCCGGCATCGTCTTCGCGGCGAGAGAGATCGCCGCGCATGACTACCTGCGGCACCACCTCTGGCGGACCGCGCTCTGGATCGCCTCCCGCGATGCCGCGTTCGGCGCGCTGCTGGGGGGAGTGACAGGCGCTCTCATGGTCCTCTCCCTCGCCGCCTGGCAGGCCCGTCTCCCCTCGACGGCTCCGGACTCGGGGACGTCCTCGGCTTCGCCGGAGCCAGCCGTGACGCCTCGTCTCCTGCGCCGCTTCGCCGCCTTCTTCGCCGCCTGCTCCGCCGCGGCCCTCCTCCTCATGCCCGCCGAGGCGCCCCAGGCCTTCGGCCTCTCGCATTGGTACCTCGTCGCGGCCTCCCTCGCCCTCGCCTGGATCGTCGTGCGCAGCTCCGCCGTAGAAGCCTCCCTCTCCGCGGACCGCGATGGACCCTCCCTGCAGTTCGCGCTCCTCTGGTCGGTCGCCGTGACTCTCGCATACGTCCTCGGCCTCGCCCACCTCTGGGCGCGCGCCTGGCCCGGATGGATCACCGCGTGCGCGGCATGCGTCGGACTGCTCGCCGCGCTCGCGGTCTACGCGGCTCTGCGCCGTCCGGTTCGATGGCTGGCCGAGCGGCTCGGCGGCGTCGTGCCCGCGCGCCTGCCGGCCGGACTGCACGTTGCCGCCGTCCTCACAATGATATGCTTAGCAGTGCTCTGGGCTTGCGGGCTGTTCGTCGGGCGCCGGACGCGAGCCTGGGCCGCGGCATCCGGCACGAACATCATCGTCATCGCCGTGGACACCCTCCGATGGGACGCCACCAGTCTCCTATCCCCCGACGAGCACGAGCGCGATTGCACCCCGAACACCCGCCGCCTCCTCACCCCTCGCTCCACCGTCTTCACCCACGCCTACTCCCAGGCGCCGTGGACCCTGCCCTCGTTCGGCTCCATCTTCACCGGCCTCTACCCCGAGCAGCACGGCGGCGAGCACGTCTGGAGCCGCCTAGGTCCAGAGCAGGCCACGCTCGCCGAGATCCTTCGCGACCGTGGCTACCAGACGATGGCCGTCGTCTCCGGCCACTACGTCACCAGCGAGGTCGGCATGCTCCAGGGCTTCGGCCTGCGCGACGAAACCATGGCTCTGGGCGGCGCAGCCGTCACCTCCGAAGGTGTGACCGACGGCGCGCTCGCATTCATCGAGGCCGCCGACCCCGACCGGCCCTTCTTCCTCTTCGCGCACTACTTCGACCCGCACTACCCCTACATCGGCCACCGTGAGGTCGATCTCGGCCGCGCCCGCGCCGATGGACCGGCGCCGGCCGAACGCGGGCCCCGACCCTTTCCGCCCGGCGGGGGCGAACCCGGCAGAGGTGGCTTCGCATTCTCCGCCGACCGCGCCACCTACGATGAGGAAGTCGCCTACGTGGACCTGCACATCGGCCGCCTCCTCACCTTC
- the rpmC gene encoding 50S ribosomal protein L29, whose product MKASELREQSTVELEERLRNLHDEWFRLRFQQVSKQLPNPMR is encoded by the coding sequence GTGAAGGCTTCCGAACTGCGCGAGCAGAGCACTGTAGAGCTTGAGGAACGATTGCGCAACTTGCACGACGAGTGGTTTCGCCTGCGCTTCCAGCAGGTGAGCAAGCAGTTGCCCAACCCGATGCGC
- the rplP gene encoding 50S ribosomal protein L16 — translation MLMPSRTKYRKQQRGGMKGRASRGNTLAFGEHGLQAMESCWLSNRQIEAARVAVTRHVKRTGKVWVRVFPDKPVTKKPAETRMGSGKGNPEGWAAVVRAGRILFELGGVSPQLAREALELGGHKLPIKVRIVSRAIGGGEAAA, via the coding sequence ATGTTAATGCCTTCCAGGACCAAGTACCGCAAGCAGCAGCGCGGCGGGATGAAGGGTCGCGCGAGCCGCGGCAACACGCTGGCGTTCGGCGAACACGGGCTGCAGGCGATGGAAAGCTGCTGGCTCAGCAACCGGCAGATCGAGGCGGCGCGCGTCGCCGTCACCCGTCACGTCAAGCGGACGGGCAAGGTATGGGTGCGCGTGTTTCCCGACAAGCCCGTCACTAAGAAGCCGGCGGAGACGCGCATGGGCAGCGGCAAGGGCAACCCGGAAGGCTGGGCGGCGGTGGTCAGGGCGGGGCGCATCCTGTTCGAACTCGGCGGGGTCAGCCCGCAGTTGGCACGCGAGGCGCTGGAGTTGGGTGGCCACAAGCTGCCGATCAAGGTGAGAATTGTTTCGCGTGCCATCGGCGGCGGGGAGGCGGCGGCGTGA
- the rpsC gene encoding 30S ribosomal protein S3 has translation MGQKVHPLGLRLGIVKDWKSRWFAKKGYAHMVLEDAAIREYFKKRFVRSDTGRGRRDRARDAGIAEVEIERAANNVRITLHTAKPGIIIGRGGRGIDDLRNELERLTNRKVHINVEEVRQSELNAQLVAENVAGQLEKRVAFKRTVHQAVQRSMRMGAQGIKIICAGRLGGSEMARRYPDKDGKIPLHTLRADIDYGFTEARTTAGNIGIKVWIYRGDIIPEKAPARPEVPAEKREQKKRPGWRRVPQAEQAPEVEAEAAAEQAEEAAAEAVAPAAAAEPAEGAAEAAQAADESAPATEDVADATAPADDAEAESTPDTENEDTDEE, from the coding sequence ATGGGTCAGAAGGTTCATCCCCTAGGTCTACGGTTGGGGATAGTCAAGGATTGGAAGAGCCGCTGGTTCGCCAAGAAGGGCTACGCCCACATGGTGCTTGAGGATGCCGCCATCCGCGAGTACTTCAAGAAGCGATTCGTGCGCAGCGACACCGGGCGCGGGCGCCGCGACCGGGCGCGCGACGCCGGCATCGCCGAGGTCGAGATCGAGCGCGCGGCCAACAACGTCCGCATCACGCTCCATACCGCGAAGCCGGGCATCATCATCGGCCGCGGCGGCCGCGGGATTGACGACCTGCGCAACGAGCTCGAACGGCTGACCAACCGCAAGGTGCACATCAACGTCGAGGAGGTGCGCCAGTCGGAGTTGAACGCGCAGCTCGTGGCCGAGAACGTGGCGGGTCAGCTCGAGAAGCGCGTCGCGTTCAAGCGCACGGTTCACCAGGCGGTGCAGCGCAGCATGCGCATGGGCGCTCAGGGCATCAAGATCATCTGCGCCGGCCGTCTGGGCGGCTCGGAGATGGCGCGCAGGTATCCCGACAAGGACGGCAAGATACCGCTGCACACGCTGCGCGCAGACATCGACTACGGTTTCACCGAAGCGCGCACCACCGCCGGCAACATCGGCATCAAGGTGTGGATCTACCGCGGGGATATCATCCCCGAGAAGGCTCCCGCGCGGCCGGAAGTCCCGGCTGAGAAGCGCGAGCAGAAAAAGCGCCCGGGTTGGCGTCGAGTGCCCCAGGCGGAACAAGCTCCCGAGGTCGAAGCCGAGGCGGCCGCGGAGCAGGCGGAAGAGGCAGCGGCTGAGGCCGTCGCCCCCGCCGCCGCTGCGGAGCCTGCCGAGGGCGCCGCGGAGGCGGCGCAAGCCGCGGACGAGTCCGCACCGGCCACTGAGGACGTCGCGGACGCGACGGCGCCGGCCGACGACGCCGAGGCAGAGAGCACTCCGGATACCGAGAACGAGGACACTGACGAGGAATAG
- the rplV gene encoding 50S ribosomal protein L22, producing the protein MPAKATAKYIRMSPYKVRRVLALIRGRGVEEALAVLKFTPGAAAPAITKLVNSAAANAENNHGMDRERLWVREAYADQGPSLRRYRPGSIGRGGVIRRRLSHITVVLDERTEQPAASRGRRQRAPRAKEQ; encoded by the coding sequence GTGCCGGCGAAGGCTACAGCCAAATACATCCGCATGTCGCCGTACAAGGTGCGGCGCGTGCTCGCGCTGATCAGGGGCCGCGGCGTCGAAGAGGCGCTGGCCGTGCTCAAGTTTACGCCCGGCGCAGCTGCGCCGGCGATCACGAAGCTCGTTAATTCGGCCGCGGCCAATGCGGAGAACAACCACGGCATGGACCGTGAGCGCCTGTGGGTGCGGGAAGCATACGCGGATCAAGGGCCGAGCTTGCGGCGTTACCGGCCCGGCTCGATCGGGCGCGGCGGCGTCATCAGGCGCCGCCTGAGCCACATCACCGTGGTGCTCGACGAGCGAACGGAGCAGCCCGCGGCATCACGGGGTCGTCGGCAGCGCGCCCCACGCGCCAAGGAGCAATAG
- the rpsS gene encoding 30S ribosomal protein S19, which yields MARSLKKGPFVDAHLADKVERLNRSGEKKIIRTWSRRSTIVPDMVGHTIAVHDGRRHVPIFITENMVGHKLGEFAPTRHFRGHGRHTERSTAPR from the coding sequence ATGGCGAGATCGTTGAAGAAAGGGCCGTTCGTGGACGCCCACCTCGCGGACAAGGTGGAACGCCTCAACCGTTCGGGTGAGAAGAAGATCATCCGCACGTGGTCGCGCCGCTCGACCATCGTGCCTGACATGGTGGGACACACCATAGCGGTGCACGACGGGCGCAGGCACGTCCCGATCTTTATCACCGAGAACATGGTGGGGCACAAGCTCGGCGAGTTTGCGCCGACCAGGCATTTCCGGGGCCACGGGCGTCACACGGAGCGGTCAACCGCGCCGCGCTAG
- the rplB gene encoding 50S ribosomal protein L2, with the protein MPLKQYRATTPSRRYMTRVERRYTRQRPEKALLKPVGGSGGRNVSGRTTVRFRGGRHKRRYRVIDFKRNKDNVPAKVAAIEYDPNRSADIALLHYVDGDKRYILAPVGLVVGATVSSGPQADVRPGNAMALSSMPVGTIVHNIELSPGKGGQLCRSAGASAQLMAKEGKFAHLRLPSGEMRMVYIGCRASVGQVANPEHSNVTIGKAGRKRWLGHRPHVRGVAMTPRDHPHGGGEGRSPVGRKSPMSPWGKPTLGPKTRKRNKASDRFIVKRRK; encoded by the coding sequence GTGCCGTTAAAGCAATATAGGGCGACAACGCCCAGCCGGCGCTACATGACGCGCGTCGAGCGGCGCTACACCCGGCAGCGCCCCGAGAAAGCCTTGCTCAAGCCGGTCGGCGGCAGCGGTGGGCGCAACGTCTCGGGACGCACTACGGTGCGTTTCCGCGGCGGCCGGCACAAGCGGCGGTATCGCGTCATAGACTTCAAGCGGAATAAGGACAACGTGCCCGCCAAGGTCGCGGCGATCGAATATGACCCCAACCGCTCGGCGGACATCGCACTGCTGCACTACGTCGACGGCGATAAGCGGTACATCCTGGCCCCGGTGGGGCTGGTCGTCGGGGCAACGGTGAGTTCCGGTCCGCAGGCGGACGTGCGCCCGGGCAACGCCATGGCGCTGTCGTCCATGCCCGTGGGCACGATCGTGCACAACATTGAGTTATCACCGGGCAAGGGGGGACAGCTCTGCCGCAGCGCCGGCGCCAGCGCGCAGCTCATGGCGAAGGAGGGGAAATTCGCGCACCTGCGCCTGCCCTCCGGCGAGATGCGTATGGTGTACATCGGCTGCCGGGCGTCGGTGGGCCAGGTCGCGAACCCGGAGCACTCGAACGTCACGATCGGTAAGGCGGGGCGCAAGCGCTGGCTCGGCCATCGGCCACACGTCAGAGGCGTCGCGATGACCCCGCGGGATCACCCGCACGGCGGCGGCGAGGGGCGCAGCCCAGTCGGGCGCAAGAGCCCGATGAGCCCGTGGGGCAAGCCGACCCTAGGGCCGAAGACGCGCAAGCGCAACAAGGCCAGCGACCGCTTCATCGTCAAGCGCAGGAAGTAG
- the rplW gene encoding 50S ribosomal protein L23, producing MRDARDIIIRPILSEKSVAASEHDKYVFRVHLAATKVEIRNAIEVLFPDVKVSKVNTMVVRGKERRTSGYGRRRRRPGRTSNWKKAIVTLREGKIPVYEGV from the coding sequence ATGAGAGACGCCCGCGACATCATCATCAGGCCGATACTGTCGGAGAAGAGCGTCGCCGCTTCGGAGCACGACAAATACGTCTTCCGCGTTCATCTCGCGGCGACGAAAGTGGAGATTCGCAACGCGATCGAGGTGCTGTTCCCGGACGTCAAGGTGAGCAAGGTCAACACCATGGTCGTGCGCGGCAAGGAGCGGCGCACCTCGGGCTACGGCCGCCGCCGCCGGCGGCCGGGGCGCACGTCGAATTGGAAGAAGGCGATAGTCACGCTGCGCGAGGGCAAGATTCCGGTGTACGAGGGCGTCTAG
- the rplD gene encoding 50S ribosomal protein L4 — MPSMPMYNTAGQQVSEIEVSPKLFDLERDEGLVHAAVTAHLASRRAGSASTKRRSEVRGGGRKPWRQKGTGRARHGSRRSPIWKGGAVAMGPKPRDYAQRLPKKARRKALGVVLSERARNGDITVVDRLAPERPSTRALSQMLQNLKLDVDGGKVLVVDAEPSRELELSARNLPGVDVVSADALNTYMVAVSERLVLTHAAVERLQETRT, encoded by the coding sequence ATGCCGAGCATGCCAATGTACAATACGGCGGGCCAGCAGGTGAGCGAGATCGAGGTCAGCCCGAAGTTGTTCGACCTCGAGCGCGATGAAGGCCTCGTCCATGCTGCGGTCACGGCGCACCTCGCGAGCCGGCGCGCGGGGAGCGCGAGCACCAAAAGACGCAGCGAGGTCCGGGGCGGTGGGCGCAAGCCGTGGCGACAGAAGGGCACCGGGCGCGCGCGCCACGGCAGCCGACGCTCGCCGATTTGGAAAGGCGGCGCAGTCGCCATGGGGCCCAAGCCGCGCGACTACGCGCAGCGCCTGCCCAAGAAGGCCCGGCGCAAGGCGTTGGGCGTGGTGCTCTCGGAACGCGCGCGCAATGGGGACATCACGGTGGTTGATCGCCTCGCGCCGGAGCGTCCGAGCACCCGCGCGTTGAGCCAGATGCTGCAGAATCTGAAGCTCGATGTTGACGGCGGGAAAGTGCTGGTGGTGGACGCGGAGCCATCGCGCGAGTTGGAGCTGTCGGCCCGCAACCTGCCGGGAGTGGATGTCGTGAGCGCCGATGCCCTCAATACGTATATGGTTGCCGTCAGCGAGCGGCTCGTCTTGACGCACGCCGCGGTGGAACGGCTCCAGGAGACGCGGACATGA
- the rplC gene encoding 50S ribosomal protein L3, with the protein MAKGIIGQKLGMTQMFDEQGRAVPVTVIQAGPCTVVQRKTVARDGYDAVQLGFGAVRDKHVNRPARGHFKRADVEPRKTLGEFRLTDCDQYQEGQELRADLFEPGERVNVTGVSKGKGFAGVVKRYGWHGGGAAHGSMLHRRPASGGATGPARVFPGTGKPGHMGAARVTVKGLEVIRADAERNLLILKGAVPGAPGGVVRITKAQERPKRVARARLVKTKE; encoded by the coding sequence GTGGCTAAAGGGATAATCGGGCAGAAGCTGGGCATGACCCAGATGTTCGACGAGCAGGGGCGCGCGGTGCCGGTGACGGTGATCCAGGCCGGGCCGTGCACGGTCGTGCAGCGCAAGACGGTCGCACGCGACGGCTACGACGCGGTACAGTTGGGCTTCGGCGCGGTCCGCGACAAGCACGTCAACCGCCCCGCGCGCGGTCACTTCAAGCGCGCGGACGTCGAGCCCAGGAAGACGCTCGGCGAGTTCCGGCTCACCGACTGCGATCAGTACCAGGAGGGCCAGGAACTGCGCGCGGACCTCTTTGAGCCCGGCGAGCGAGTCAATGTCACCGGGGTCTCGAAAGGCAAGGGTTTCGCCGGCGTGGTCAAACGCTATGGCTGGCACGGGGGCGGCGCGGCGCACGGGTCAATGCTCCATCGGCGGCCGGCTTCGGGCGGAGCGACCGGTCCCGCGCGCGTCTTCCCCGGCACGGGCAAGCCCGGCCACATGGGCGCCGCACGGGTGACGGTAAAGGGGCTGGAGGTGATCCGCGCGGACGCGGAGCGCAACTTGCTGATCCTCAAGGGCGCGGTGCCGGGAGCGCCCGGCGGTGTGGTGCGGATCACGAAGGCGCAGGAGCGGCCGAAGCGGGTCGCGCGCGCGCGACTGGTCAAGACCAAGGAGTGA
- the rpsJ gene encoding 30S ribosomal protein S10 encodes MARSTETAADKIRIRLKAFDHRILDQSAVRIVDTARRTGAQVSGPVPLPTEINRFCVIRSPHVDKESMEHFEMRTHKRLIDILEPSPRTIDALMKIDLPGGVDIEIKLS; translated from the coding sequence ATGGCCAGGTCAACCGAGACAGCCGCGGACAAGATCCGTATCCGGCTCAAGGCGTTCGATCATCGCATCTTGGATCAGTCCGCGGTGCGCATCGTGGATACCGCGCGGCGCACCGGGGCGCAGGTGTCCGGGCCGGTGCCGCTGCCGACGGAGATCAACCGGTTCTGCGTCATTCGCTCGCCGCACGTGGACAAGGAGTCCATGGAGCATTTCGAGATGCGCACGCACAAGCGCCTGATTGATATCTTGGAACCGAGCCCGCGCACGATAGATGCGCTGATGAAGATTGACTTGCCGGGCGGCGTGGACATCGAAATCAAATTGAGCTAA
- the tuf gene encoding elongation factor Tu (EF-Tu; promotes GTP-dependent binding of aminoacyl-tRNA to the A-site of ribosomes during protein biosynthesis; when the tRNA anticodon matches the mRNA codon, GTP hydrolysis results; the inactive EF-Tu-GDP leaves the ribosome and release of GDP is promoted by elongation factor Ts; many prokaryotes have two copies of the gene encoding EF-Tu): VMPGDNVTITAELIQPIAMEPGLRFAVREGGHTVGAGVIADIMK; this comes from the coding sequence GTAATGCCCGGGGACAACGTGACGATCACGGCGGAGTTGATCCAGCCGATCGCGATGGAGCCGGGGTTGCGGTTTGCGGTGCGCGAGGGCGGGCACACGGTGGGCGCCGGCGTCATCGCCGACATCATGAAGTAG
- a CDS encoding sulfatase-like hydrolase/transferase translates to MKRRAFLRNMGLAAAAVTLPGEVFSAPQEARKTRKPNVIVILADDQGYADTGFTGCTDIPTPNIDSIARHGVHFTQGVVSHPYCSPTRAGLMTGRYQQRFGHECNPTYLPTDHSVGIPTSELLVSDVLAGVGYVTGAVGKWHLGAAPPFHPNRRGFTEFYGFLGGGHDYMRSEATGKEYLDPLLRNDKPLPHPGYLTDALSDEAAAFVRRHSDEPFLLYLAYNAPHAPMQATEEYLQRFEHIEDDKRRRYAAMVSCVDDGVGRVLQAVRECGLENDTLIFFLSDNGGQTLWGADNTPLRGRKGAVYEGGFRVPFAAQWIGTLPQGARYEHPVSSLDIFVTAAAAAGAALPSDRVYDGRDVLPYVLGGKAGEPHERLFWRAGNGWNYAVRESRYKLVGGKRLEKTELYDLSSDPCETTDIAAEKPDEVDRLSRAYEEWNREMVPPRWPDPKA, encoded by the coding sequence GTGAAGAGACGAGCCTTTCTGCGCAACATGGGACTCGCCGCGGCCGCAGTGACGCTGCCCGGCGAGGTCTTCTCAGCACCGCAAGAAGCGCGCAAGACGAGAAAGCCCAACGTCATCGTCATCCTGGCCGACGACCAGGGCTATGCCGACACGGGCTTCACGGGCTGCACGGATATCCCGACCCCGAACATTGACTCCATCGCCCGGCACGGCGTGCATTTCACTCAGGGCGTTGTCTCGCATCCCTATTGCAGCCCGACGCGGGCGGGGCTGATGACCGGGCGGTATCAGCAGCGGTTCGGACACGAGTGCAATCCCACCTATCTTCCGACCGACCACAGTGTCGGCATCCCGACGTCGGAATTGCTGGTGTCGGACGTTCTCGCGGGCGTGGGCTATGTCACCGGAGCCGTCGGCAAATGGCATCTCGGCGCGGCGCCGCCGTTTCACCCGAACCGCAGGGGCTTTACGGAGTTCTACGGTTTTCTCGGCGGCGGGCACGACTACATGCGCTCGGAAGCTACCGGCAAGGAGTACCTCGACCCGCTCCTGCGCAACGACAAGCCATTGCCGCATCCGGGCTATCTTACCGACGCGCTGTCGGACGAGGCGGCGGCATTCGTGCGCCGCCATAGTGACGAGCCGTTCCTTCTGTATCTCGCATACAACGCCCCGCACGCGCCGATGCAGGCGACCGAGGAGTATCTCCAACGGTTCGAGCACATTGAGGACGACAAGCGACGGCGGTATGCGGCTATGGTCAGCTGCGTGGACGACGGCGTGGGGCGCGTGCTCCAGGCGGTGCGCGAGTGCGGCTTGGAGAACGACACGCTGATCTTCTTCCTCAGCGATAACGGCGGCCAGACCCTGTGGGGCGCGGACAACACGCCTCTGCGTGGCCGCAAGGGCGCGGTCTATGAGGGAGGCTTTCGCGTGCCTTTCGCCGCGCAGTGGATCGGCACACTGCCCCAGGGCGCGCGATACGAGCACCCGGTGTCATCGCTCGACATCTTCGTGACGGCCGCAGCGGCCGCGGGGGCGGCACTGCCATCGGATCGCGTGTACGATGGACGGGATGTGCTGCCGTATGTTCTCGGCGGCAAGGCAGGCGAGCCGCACGAGCGGCTCTTCTGGCGGGCGGGTAACGGCTGGAACTACGCCGTTCGCGAGAGTCGGTACAAACTGGTCGGCGGCAAGCGGCTAGAGAAGACGGAACTGTACGACCTCAGCAGCGACCCCTGCGAGACGACCGACATAGCCGCCGAGAAGCCGGATGAGGTCGACAGGCTCAGCCGGGCATACGAGGAGTGGAACCGCGAGATGGTTCCGCCGCGATGGCCGGACCCGAAGGCTTGA